A portion of the Vibrio coralliirubri genome contains these proteins:
- the fliQ gene encoding flagellar biosynthesis protein FliQ, translating into MNPEIFVELFRDALWMVLIMVCAIIIPSLLIGLVVAVFQAATSINEQTLSFLPRLIVTLLALMLFAHWMTQMMMEFFFELIERLPQVLY; encoded by the coding sequence ATGAATCCTGAAATATTCGTAGAGTTGTTCCGAGATGCCCTTTGGATGGTATTAATCATGGTTTGCGCCATCATTATTCCTAGCCTGCTGATCGGTTTGGTTGTGGCTGTTTTCCAAGCTGCGACCTCAATCAACGAACAAACACTGAGTTTCCTGCCGCGTTTGATCGTAACTTTGTTGGCGTTGATGCTATTCGCACACTGGATGACCCAGATGATGATGGAGTTCTTTTTCGAACTCATCGAACGCTTGCCGCAAGTCCTTTATTAG
- the fliP gene encoding flagellar type III secretion system pore protein FliP (The bacterial flagellar biogenesis protein FliP forms a type III secretion system (T3SS)-type pore required for flagellar assembly.) yields the protein MQTSNGLLNSSYFHQAGAFRAVKVRLVQLILLCSIVFSVSVFAQAEDGTVIPANTAGSESVTISTMEQDQAKSTTMTTGSLTGNGGGIPAFTMTTNANGGEDYSINLQILALMTMLGFLPAMVILMTSFTRIVVVMSILRQAMGLQQTPSNQVIIGIAIFLTFFIMSPVINQVNEQAVQPYLNEQISARQAFDVAQEPIKSFMLKQTRIKDLETFVEISGAEVTNPEDVSMAVLIPAFITSELKTAFQIGFMLFLPFLIIDLVVASVLMAMGMMMLSPMIVSLPFKLMLFVLVDGWNLILSTLAGSFAL from the coding sequence ATGCAAACAAGTAACGGACTTTTGAACTCCTCTTACTTTCACCAAGCCGGAGCTTTCCGAGCGGTGAAAGTGAGGTTGGTTCAGCTCATTCTCCTATGCTCAATCGTATTCAGTGTGTCGGTATTTGCACAAGCTGAAGACGGCACCGTCATTCCTGCAAATACCGCTGGCTCAGAGTCGGTGACTATCAGCACGATGGAACAAGACCAAGCCAAATCGACAACCATGACCACGGGCAGCTTAACTGGCAATGGTGGCGGCATACCTGCCTTTACCATGACAACCAATGCCAATGGCGGCGAAGACTACTCGATCAACCTGCAAATTCTCGCGTTAATGACCATGCTTGGCTTCTTGCCGGCGATGGTGATTTTGATGACGTCGTTCACTCGTATTGTGGTAGTGATGTCTATTTTGCGTCAGGCGATGGGTCTACAACAAACACCGTCTAACCAAGTCATTATTGGTATCGCGATATTCTTGACCTTCTTCATCATGTCGCCAGTGATTAATCAAGTTAACGAACAAGCAGTTCAGCCTTATCTTAATGAACAGATATCGGCGCGACAGGCATTTGATGTTGCCCAAGAACCGATTAAGTCTTTCATGCTCAAACAGACTCGAATCAAAGATCTTGAAACCTTTGTTGAAATTTCTGGTGCGGAAGTGACTAACCCTGAAGATGTTTCGATGGCGGTTCTGATTCCAGCATTTATCACATCGGAATTAAAAACGGCTTTCCAAATCGGCTTTATGCTGTTCTTGCCTTTCCTAATCATCGACTTGGTGGTGGCATCGGTATTGATGGCTATGGGTATGATGATGTTGTCACCGATGATTGTATCGCTGCCGTTTAAGTTGATGCTGTTTGTTCTTGTTGATGGCTGGAACTTGATACTCTCCACACTCGCCGGCAGTTTTGCCTTGTAG
- the fliO gene encoding flagellar biosynthetic protein FliO has protein sequence MSFLSQRLAGSFLGMTGLLRGILGVGLLTAPSIAFAATPPSLDLATTFGSLIFVIAFILFIAWLLKRMQVPAMSNQQGLAIVRQIPVGTKERIAIVQAGDEQFLVGITTQSIQLISKLDKPLTQEMLEKSTFSSQLSQLIKKDANK, from the coding sequence ATGAGCTTTTTGTCTCAAAGACTGGCGGGCTCTTTTCTCGGAATGACAGGTTTGTTACGAGGAATCTTGGGAGTAGGGCTATTAACGGCTCCTTCCATTGCCTTTGCAGCAACACCGCCTTCTCTCGATTTAGCGACCACCTTTGGGTCGCTAATTTTCGTTATAGCCTTCATTTTATTTATTGCTTGGCTACTCAAGCGAATGCAAGTGCCTGCGATGTCGAATCAACAAGGTCTGGCGATTGTTAGGCAAATCCCTGTTGGTACTAAAGAGCGTATCGCTATTGTGCAAGCGGGTGATGAACAGTTCTTGGTAGGGATTACCACACAATCGATTCAGCTGATCTCTAAGCTCGATAAACCTCTTACTCAGGAGATGCTGGAAAAAAGTACATTTTCAAGTCAGCTTTCCCAGCTAATAAAAAAAGATGCAAACAAGTAA
- the fliN gene encoding flagellar motor switch protein FliN has protein sequence MEPSEDQKLADEWAAALGEDPSAPSIDVDDVLAAPLDELTDSSSPISEDERRKLDTIMDIPVTISMEVGRSQISIRNLLQLNQGSVVELDRIAGESLDVMVNGTLIAHGEVVVVNDKFGIRLTDVISQTERIKKLR, from the coding sequence ATGGAACCTAGTGAAGATCAAAAGCTAGCAGACGAATGGGCTGCAGCACTTGGTGAAGACCCTTCAGCGCCGTCAATTGATGTTGATGATGTGCTTGCGGCACCACTTGATGAGCTAACCGATTCATCATCTCCGATTTCTGAAGATGAGCGTCGTAAGCTGGATACCATTATGGATATTCCAGTGACTATTTCGATGGAAGTTGGCCGCTCTCAGATCAGTATCCGTAACTTACTTCAATTGAACCAAGGCTCGGTTGTTGAGCTTGACCGAATCGCTGGTGAGTCACTAGACGTGATGGTCAACGGAACTCTGATTGCTCACGGTGAAGTTGTTGTAGTAAACGACAAATTTGGTATTCGTTTGACTGACGTTATTAGCCAAACAGAACGAATTAAGAAGCTGCGTTAA
- the fliM gene encoding flagellar motor switch protein FliM yields MTDLLSQDEIDALLHGVDDVEEVEDVLETENDNAVNFDFSSQDRIVRGRMPTLELINERFARHMRISLFNMLRKTAEVSINGVQMMKFGEYQNTLYVPTSLNMVRFRPLKGTALITMEARLVFILVENFFGGDGRFHAKIEGREFTPTERRIIQLLLKIVFEDYKEAWSPVMGVEFEYLDSEVNPSMANIVSPTEVIVVSSFHIEVDGGGGDFHVVMPYSMVEPIRELLDAGVQSDKMETDVRWSTALRDEIMDVPVNFRVNLLEQDISLRDLMELRPGDVIPMNMPEHATMFVEELPTYRVKMGRSGEKLAVQISEKIQRPHVVKTDLAFLGKDLMSELENSDDDE; encoded by the coding sequence GTGACCGATTTATTAAGCCAAGACGAAATTGATGCGCTGTTACATGGCGTTGATGATGTTGAAGAAGTTGAAGATGTCTTAGAAACCGAAAATGACAATGCGGTCAATTTCGACTTCTCATCTCAAGATCGAATCGTCCGTGGTCGAATGCCGACCCTTGAACTTATTAACGAGCGTTTCGCACGTCATATGCGTATCAGCTTGTTTAATATGTTACGTAAAACGGCTGAAGTGTCGATCAACGGCGTACAAATGATGAAGTTTGGTGAGTACCAAAACACATTGTATGTACCCACCAGTTTAAACATGGTTCGTTTCCGTCCATTGAAAGGTACGGCACTCATCACCATGGAAGCTCGTCTGGTTTTCATTCTCGTAGAGAACTTTTTTGGCGGTGATGGTCGTTTCCACGCCAAGATTGAAGGTCGTGAATTCACGCCTACTGAAAGACGAATCATTCAGTTACTGCTGAAAATTGTTTTTGAAGATTACAAAGAAGCTTGGTCGCCAGTGATGGGGGTTGAGTTTGAATACTTGGATTCTGAAGTGAACCCAAGTATGGCGAACATTGTGAGCCCAACCGAAGTGATTGTTGTGAGTTCGTTCCACATTGAAGTGGATGGTGGTGGTGGTGACTTCCACGTTGTCATGCCTTATTCCATGGTTGAGCCGATCCGTGAACTGCTTGATGCGGGTGTTCAATCAGACAAGATGGAAACCGATGTTCGTTGGAGTACCGCACTGCGTGATGAAATCATGGACGTGCCCGTTAACTTCCGTGTGAACTTGTTAGAGCAAGACATCTCCCTTCGTGACCTGATGGAGCTGCGCCCTGGTGACGTTATCCCAATGAACATGCCTGAGCACGCAACCATGTTTGTCGAAGAACTGCCGACTTATCGTGTGAAAATGGGACGTTCTGGTGAGAAGCTTGCAGTACAGATTTCGGAAAAAATTCAAAGACCACATGTGGTTAAAACTGATCTCGCTTTTCTAGGTAAAGACTTAATGTCTGAACTCGAAAACAGCGATGATGACGAATAG
- the fliL gene encoding flagellar basal body-associated protein FliL — protein sequence MAEEQDAPKGKSKLLIIIIAVVVLLLGIGGALYFFLGSDDSASESQSQPATAVVAVEPVMYVNIPQPFLFNVTGDKKDRLVQIKAQLMVRGSKNEDLARYHSPLVESTLLATFASATVDQLRSPTGRVELRDKATEDIKASLAQAVGQPVIEKVLFTDFVIQ from the coding sequence ATGGCAGAAGAACAAGATGCACCTAAAGGGAAGAGCAAGCTCCTTATAATCATTATTGCCGTAGTCGTGTTACTGCTTGGTATAGGTGGTGCGCTGTACTTTTTCTTAGGTTCTGACGATAGCGCCTCTGAATCTCAGTCTCAGCCAGCAACAGCTGTGGTCGCGGTAGAGCCTGTTATGTATGTTAATATTCCTCAGCCCTTCTTGTTTAATGTGACAGGTGACAAAAAAGATCGCCTAGTTCAGATAAAAGCACAGCTCATGGTACGTGGCAGTAAGAATGAAGACCTAGCTCGTTACCACTCTCCGCTTGTAGAAAGTACGCTACTGGCCACGTTCGCTTCGGCAACGGTCGACCAATTGCGTTCACCAACCGGACGAGTTGAACTGCGTGACAAGGCAACAGAAGATATTAAAGCAAGCCTGGCTCAAGCTGTTGGCCAGCCTGTGATTGAAAAAGTGTTATTCACTGACTTCGTAATTCAATAG
- a CDS encoding flagellar hook-length control protein FliK has translation MNVSLSSNSATNKTSSLLDTGSASSKVEETGDSKGFFESFKEALGFEESDSKAAAKDTESTTKPDTKQASTEGEASAETSKADSAEPKATDEVSEAKSKQAASEAEGEKAADKTSAESGSEAQLKANSGTDSTVADKTVADKADKADGKDAQATTNGSKEQVAQSQTQASSAVDGATQASQANAAMSEGNKLLGQLDEANKTLNQAPNGKGLPQQGQVDQAQGNITGASVAGASVTDKATQQAKVANQEKSLEVDSEIAVLTGGKGVSQLTDAEIRQLMDKGVTPEQIEASMSRELSQKNAASAVTADQSQALSAADIELAKQVDAHTKALNQLNGQIESEQSVVDSLLEKQQSGAKLTVDEQAALAKATSNLDLLNQQLANVQQQATALLSQAPAVNGALGEPAAIDWDNTDSSETKALAAAVSTAAVATAAQQVSAQAASQSANNAVTDKAAMLHANNAHAAQQANVASPQQQATLDPALTAQGMAMNATPAATKAGSTDTLLKAGAGAAALSGLGKAGAKEDSKDSTFAQQIASAAGAQGTATVGSAPTRAEIQAAQQAPLQLTKELANEQVAEKVQMMMSKNLKNLDIRLDPPELGQMKIRMTMNNDVANVHFTVSNQQARDVIEQTLPRLREMLAQQGLQLADSSVQQQNSGQGQDRYNNGEQQSGANRTNDTQDDENLDSGSNLELNVASKRDGISYYA, from the coding sequence ATGAATGTTAGTCTTTCCTCAAATTCAGCGACCAACAAAACGTCATCGTTGTTGGACACCGGTTCTGCCTCTTCCAAGGTAGAAGAAACCGGCGACTCTAAAGGTTTCTTTGAGTCCTTTAAAGAAGCGCTTGGCTTTGAAGAAAGTGACAGTAAAGCCGCAGCAAAAGACACAGAAAGTACCACGAAACCTGATACTAAACAGGCCTCTACCGAAGGTGAAGCGTCAGCCGAAACGAGCAAAGCTGATTCAGCAGAACCAAAGGCTACTGACGAAGTGAGCGAAGCAAAAAGCAAGCAAGCAGCTTCAGAAGCAGAAGGCGAGAAAGCTGCTGATAAAACATCAGCAGAGTCTGGATCTGAGGCTCAGCTCAAAGCCAATTCGGGCACTGATAGCACTGTCGCTGATAAGACTGTCGCAGATAAGGCAGATAAGGCAGATGGTAAAGATGCGCAGGCTACGACTAACGGTTCTAAAGAACAGGTTGCTCAATCTCAAACTCAGGCTTCATCAGCTGTAGATGGAGCTACGCAGGCATCGCAAGCTAATGCAGCGATGAGTGAAGGCAATAAATTGCTTGGTCAATTGGATGAGGCAAACAAAACTCTCAATCAAGCGCCAAACGGCAAAGGCTTGCCTCAGCAAGGTCAGGTAGATCAAGCCCAAGGTAATATCACCGGTGCTTCTGTTGCAGGAGCTTCCGTTACGGATAAGGCGACACAACAAGCTAAGGTTGCAAATCAAGAGAAGAGCCTTGAAGTCGATTCTGAAATCGCTGTACTTACCGGAGGTAAGGGGGTTTCTCAGCTGACTGATGCTGAAATTCGACAGTTAATGGATAAAGGCGTCACTCCAGAACAAATTGAAGCCAGTATGAGCCGAGAGCTGAGCCAAAAGAATGCTGCTAGTGCGGTTACTGCCGATCAGAGCCAAGCATTGTCAGCCGCGGATATTGAACTGGCAAAGCAAGTAGATGCCCATACCAAAGCGCTAAACCAATTGAATGGACAAATCGAATCAGAGCAGTCTGTTGTCGATAGCTTGCTTGAGAAGCAACAAAGTGGTGCTAAGTTGACGGTTGATGAGCAAGCCGCTTTGGCTAAAGCGACCTCTAACCTAGACCTGTTGAATCAACAGCTCGCTAACGTTCAACAACAAGCAACAGCTTTGCTAAGTCAAGCTCCGGCTGTGAACGGCGCGCTCGGTGAACCCGCTGCTATCGATTGGGATAATACGGATTCAAGCGAAACTAAAGCCTTAGCTGCGGCAGTATCAACAGCAGCTGTAGCGACGGCGGCACAACAAGTGTCAGCGCAGGCCGCTTCTCAATCAGCAAACAATGCTGTTACGGATAAGGCGGCGATGCTGCACGCCAATAATGCGCATGCAGCTCAACAAGCTAATGTTGCTTCACCTCAGCAGCAAGCAACGTTGGATCCAGCTTTAACCGCGCAAGGTATGGCGATGAATGCAACGCCAGCTGCCACAAAAGCAGGCTCGACTGATACGCTTCTTAAAGCGGGCGCTGGTGCAGCAGCACTGTCTGGTTTGGGTAAAGCGGGAGCTAAAGAAGATTCTAAAGATTCAACCTTTGCTCAGCAGATCGCTTCTGCAGCTGGTGCACAAGGTACGGCAACGGTGGGTTCAGCACCTACGCGAGCTGAAATTCAAGCTGCTCAACAAGCACCTTTACAGCTCACCAAAGAGCTAGCCAATGAGCAAGTGGCTGAAAAAGTACAAATGATGATGTCTAAGAACCTCAAGAACTTGGACATCCGTCTCGACCCACCAGAACTGGGCCAAATGAAAATCCGCATGACCATGAATAATGACGTGGCAAACGTGCACTTTACCGTGAGCAATCAGCAAGCGAGAGATGTGATTGAACAAACCTTACCTCGCTTGAGAGAGATGCTTGCTCAGCAAGGTCTGCAGCTTGCCGATTCGTCTGTTCAACAACAGAACTCCGGTCAGGGACAAGATAGATACAACAATGGTGAGCAACAATCCGGCGCTAACCGCACAAATGATACGCAAGATGATGAAAACCTTGATAGTGGCAGCAATCTTGAATTGAATGTCGCATCAAAGCGTGATGGAATTAGTTATTATGCCTAA
- the fliJ gene encoding flagellar export protein FliJ → MDNALEFLLDQAKDQENQAVLALNKANSELQGYYEQVAQIEKYRLDYCQQLVDRGKAGLTASQYGHLNRFLTQLDETLSKQREAEHHFKNQVDNCQSYWMELRKKRKSYEWLMEKKQKEKAKLQDQREQKQMDEFSTLLYSRKKM, encoded by the coding sequence ATGGATAACGCATTAGAATTTTTGCTCGATCAAGCTAAAGATCAAGAGAACCAAGCTGTACTCGCGCTCAACAAAGCGAACTCTGAGCTGCAAGGTTACTATGAGCAAGTTGCGCAGATTGAAAAGTATCGACTGGATTACTGTCAGCAGCTCGTTGACCGCGGCAAGGCTGGTTTAACGGCGAGCCAATATGGTCACTTGAACCGCTTCTTAACTCAGTTGGATGAGACATTATCCAAACAGAGAGAAGCCGAGCACCACTTTAAAAATCAAGTCGACAACTGCCAAAGCTACTGGATGGAGTTACGCAAAAAACGTAAATCCTACGAGTGGTTGATGGAGAAAAAGCAGAAAGAGAAAGCAAAGCTGCAAGATCAAAGAGAGCAAAAGCAAATGGATGAGTTCTCGACTCTGTTATACAGCCGAAAGAAGATGTGA
- the fliI gene encoding flagellar protein export ATPase FliI, translating into MLELVNRLSQYKVEGLKSRPIASGKLVRVVGLTLEATGCKAPIGSLCLVETMSGQMEAEVVGFSGDNLFLMPSEQITGILPGARVTPMTTESGIPVGMELLGRVIDGVGNPLDGLGPIYTEQRASFNAEPINPLARKPISEPLDVGLKAINGLLTVGKGQRIGLFAGSGVGKSVTLGMMTRGTTAQVVVVGLIGERGREVKEFIEEILGEDGRKRSVVVAAPADSSPLMRLKGCQTALAVAEYFRDQGLDVLLLMDSLTRFAQAQREIALSVGEPPATKGYPPSVFAKLPALVERAGNGDDEQGSITAFFTVLTEGDDLQDPIADASRAILDGHVVLSREMADAGHYPAIDVEKSVSRVMPQITTEEHVLMSKAVRQVLSICRKNQDLVSIGAYKPGTDPAIDSAFTLKPKLDEYLQQKMKETVPYDMCVNMLKHVLGG; encoded by the coding sequence ATGCTTGAGTTAGTGAATCGTCTCAGTCAGTACAAAGTCGAGGGGCTAAAATCGCGACCAATTGCCTCTGGTAAGTTAGTACGCGTTGTTGGCTTAACGCTTGAAGCGACCGGCTGTAAAGCGCCAATCGGCAGTTTGTGTTTAGTGGAAACCATGTCTGGTCAGATGGAAGCCGAAGTCGTCGGTTTCTCTGGCGATAACCTATTTTTGATGCCGAGTGAACAAATCACCGGGATCTTACCTGGCGCTCGCGTCACACCAATGACCACCGAAAGTGGTATCCCTGTTGGAATGGAACTGCTCGGTCGAGTGATCGACGGCGTTGGTAATCCACTCGACGGTTTAGGTCCAATCTATACCGAGCAACGCGCTTCATTTAATGCGGAACCAATCAACCCGTTAGCACGTAAACCGATTTCTGAGCCACTCGATGTCGGCTTGAAAGCGATTAATGGTTTGCTAACCGTGGGTAAAGGGCAGCGTATCGGCCTGTTTGCAGGTTCTGGTGTGGGTAAGTCGGTCACGCTGGGGATGATGACTCGAGGCACTACTGCGCAAGTGGTGGTGGTCGGTCTAATCGGTGAGCGTGGACGAGAAGTTAAAGAGTTTATTGAAGAAATTCTTGGTGAAGATGGCCGTAAGCGTTCGGTTGTTGTTGCCGCTCCTGCCGACTCATCACCATTGATGCGCTTAAAAGGCTGTCAAACCGCGCTGGCTGTCGCCGAGTATTTCCGCGACCAAGGCTTAGATGTTCTGCTACTCATGGATTCATTGACCCGTTTTGCTCAGGCTCAGCGTGAAATTGCTTTGTCTGTGGGGGAGCCGCCAGCAACCAAAGGTTATCCGCCATCAGTTTTCGCCAAGCTCCCTGCGCTGGTGGAACGTGCGGGTAATGGTGACGATGAGCAAGGTTCGATCACGGCCTTCTTTACCGTGTTAACCGAAGGCGATGACCTACAAGATCCGATTGCCGATGCGTCGCGAGCGATTCTCGATGGTCACGTTGTGTTGTCGCGTGAAATGGCCGATGCCGGTCATTATCCTGCGATTGATGTTGAGAAATCCGTCAGTCGTGTTATGCCGCAAATCACTACTGAAGAACATGTCTTGATGTCGAAAGCGGTAAGGCAAGTGCTGTCTATCTGTCGTAAAAACCAAGATTTGGTGTCGATTGGTGCTTACAAGCCAGGAACGGATCCAGCAATCGATAGTGCCTTCACGTTGAAACCAAAACTGGATGAGTACTTGCAGCAGAAGATGAAAGAGACCGTTCCATACGATATGTGCGTCAACATGTTGAAGCATGTCTTGGGTGGCTAA
- the fliH gene encoding flagellar assembly protein FliH: protein MSGDRKRGFLRPEEDNTVAQPQKWGLPDYTSDVSKQAKETAFNYDPSWMPTVEEAIEDEELVLTEEQIELIKQGAYQEGLHQGQEAGFKQGYEKGKEEGFAAGHEEGNEAGKLEGVTAGQEYIQQQVAVFMGLANQFAQPLELMNAQVEKQLVDMVLTMVKEVVHVEVQTNPQIILDTVKESVESLPISGHAITLKLNPEDVAIIRSAYGETELDCRNWTLVAEPALNRGDVQIEAGESSVNYRMEDRVKNVIQNFCGANRHQGHE from the coding sequence ATGTCAGGTGATAGAAAACGCGGCTTCCTTCGCCCTGAAGAAGATAATACGGTTGCCCAACCTCAGAAATGGGGGCTGCCTGACTACACCTCTGATGTGAGTAAACAAGCCAAAGAAACCGCCTTTAACTACGACCCTAGTTGGATGCCAACGGTTGAAGAAGCCATTGAAGACGAAGAACTGGTTCTGACTGAAGAGCAAATCGAGCTGATTAAACAAGGTGCTTATCAGGAAGGACTGCATCAGGGCCAAGAGGCGGGCTTTAAGCAAGGTTATGAAAAAGGCAAAGAAGAAGGTTTTGCCGCAGGTCACGAAGAAGGCAACGAGGCCGGCAAGCTTGAAGGTGTAACCGCGGGCCAAGAATATATCCAACAGCAAGTGGCCGTCTTCATGGGGCTGGCAAACCAGTTCGCTCAACCATTAGAGCTGATGAACGCTCAGGTGGAGAAGCAATTGGTCGACATGGTGCTTACCATGGTCAAAGAAGTGGTTCATGTTGAAGTGCAAACCAACCCACAAATCATATTAGATACCGTTAAAGAATCGGTAGAGTCGTTGCCGATCTCTGGTCACGCAATCACATTGAAGCTTAACCCAGAAGATGTGGCGATCATTCGCTCTGCTTATGGCGAAACTGAGTTGGATTGCCGTAATTGGACGCTGGTCGCAGAGCCGGCACTTAACCGTGGTGATGTACAAATTGAAGCGGGTGAGTCGAGTGTTAACTACCGCATGGAAGATCGCGTAAAGAACGTCATTCAAAACTTCTGTGGCGCAAATCGTCACCAAGGTCATGAGTAA
- the fliG gene encoding flagellar motor switch protein FliG: protein MANEIVPQQTEGGEVLDVSSVDIGSISGDERAAILLLSLNEEDAAGIIRHLEPKQVQRVGSAMARATDLSQEKVGAVHRAFLDDIQKYTNIGMGSEDFMRNALVAALGEDKANNLVDQILLGTGSKGLDSLKWMDPRQVASIIINEHPQIQTIVLSYLDADQSAEILSQFPERVRLDLMMRIANLEEVQPSALAELNEIMEKQFAGQAGAQAAKIGGLKAAAEIMNYMDNNVEGVLMDQIRDQDEDMATQIQDLMFVFENLIEVDDQGVQRLLRDVPQDILQKALKGADEGLREKIFKNMSKRAADMMRDDIEAMPPVKVSDVEAAQKEILGIARKMADSGEIMLSGGADEFL, encoded by the coding sequence ATGGCTAACGAAATAGTTCCACAACAAACTGAAGGCGGTGAAGTGCTTGATGTCTCTAGCGTGGATATCGGCTCTATCTCAGGCGATGAGCGCGCTGCGATCTTGTTGCTCAGTTTAAATGAAGAAGACGCTGCTGGTATTATTCGTCACCTAGAGCCAAAGCAGGTTCAGCGTGTGGGTAGTGCGATGGCGCGAGCTACAGACCTATCCCAAGAGAAAGTAGGCGCTGTGCACCGTGCTTTCTTAGATGATATTCAGAAGTACACCAACATTGGTATGGGCAGCGAAGACTTCATGCGTAATGCGTTAGTTGCTGCTCTGGGTGAAGACAAGGCGAATAACCTTGTTGACCAAATCCTTCTTGGTACAGGTTCGAAAGGCTTGGATTCGCTTAAGTGGATGGATCCTCGTCAGGTGGCGAGCATTATCATCAATGAGCACCCTCAAATTCAAACTATTGTGTTGTCGTACCTCGATGCCGATCAATCGGCTGAGATCCTGTCTCAGTTCCCAGAGCGCGTTCGTCTGGATCTGATGATGCGTATTGCCAACCTTGAAGAAGTTCAACCTTCGGCGCTTGCTGAACTGAACGAAATCATGGAGAAACAGTTCGCGGGTCAAGCGGGTGCTCAAGCAGCCAAAATTGGTGGTCTGAAAGCCGCGGCTGAGATCATGAACTACATGGACAACAACGTGGAAGGCGTCTTGATGGATCAAATCCGTGATCAAGACGAAGACATGGCAACGCAGATTCAAGATCTGATGTTTGTCTTTGAAAACCTTATTGAAGTTGATGACCAAGGTGTTCAACGTCTACTACGTGATGTTCCACAAGACATTCTACAGAAAGCACTTAAAGGTGCCGATGAAGGTCTACGTGAGAAGATCTTCAAGAACATGTCTAAACGTGCTGCCGATATGATGAGAGACGATATTGAGGCGATGCCGCCAGTGAAAGTCTCTGACGTTGAAGCGGCTCAGAAAGAGATTTTGGGTATTGCGAGGAAGATGGCAGACAGTGGCGAAATTATGCTGTCTGGTGGCGCCGACGAGTTCCTTTAA